In Scomber japonicus isolate fScoJap1 chromosome 21, fScoJap1.pri, whole genome shotgun sequence, one DNA window encodes the following:
- the zgc:194621 gene encoding uncharacterized protein zgc:194621: MPGTKVIKPKPVEATRKSIERAKPVKERETKGAENERKVPAVRKSRAASCPRCPPQQQQQQQQQQRGRLGATGASRTNCARRARSSSTAPRLTGTGPKANPDCRKGSSSVSHAAAVSLKSGEASSGCPVQREPRSLRAEAKYANQSHKAFTVIPPNPKKRREIQRKAEAELAALEELRLSRAMAYVSINPSSVGGCLSLEEVRLKQQQEMMRARSRKRLQVVKQQVLEQTTVLTS; encoded by the exons ATGCCAGGAACAAAGGTTATAAAGCCTAAACCAGTGGAGGCGACAAGGAAAAGCATCGAGAGAGCCAAACCGGTGAAGGAAAGAGAGACTAAAGGAGCAGAGAATGAGCGTAAAGTGCCGGCTGTGCGTAAAAGCCGCGCGGCCAGTTGCCCCAGATGCCccccccagcagcagcagcagcagcagcagcagcagaggggcAGGTTAGGGGCCACAGGAGCCTCCAGAACCAACTGTGCCAGAAGAGCCAGGTCCAGCTCCACGGCTCCCAGACTGACAGGGACCGGGCCCAAAGCAAACCCGGACTGCAGGAAGGGGAGCAGCTCGGTGAGTCACGCCGCCGCGGTGAGCCTGAAGAGCGGGGAAGCAAGCAGCGGCTGCCCGGTGCAGAGAGAGCCGCGGAGCCTCCGAGCTGAAGCCAAGTATGCAAACCAGAG CCACAAAGCGTTCACCGTCATCCCCCCGAACCCCAAGAAGAGACGAGAGATCCAGAGGA AGGCGGAGGCGGAGCTCGCCGCTCTGGAGGAGCTGCGGCTGAGCAGAGCGATGGCCTACGTCTCTATTAACCCCAGCAGTGttg gtGGGTGTTTGAGTCTGGAGGAAGTGCGgctgaagcagcaacaggaaatgatgcGGGCCAGGAGCAGGAAACGGCTACAGGTG GTGAAGCAGCAGGTGTTGGAGCAAACGACCGTCCTGACCAGCTGA